The Borreliella andersonii genome has a segment encoding these proteins:
- the hslU gene encoding HslU--HslV peptidase ATPase subunit, translating to MNKLEEHYIVPKDVVAELDKYIIGQDEAKKLVSIALVNRYIRSRLPKEIKDEVMPKNIIMIGSTGIGKTEIARRLSKLIKAPFIKVEATKYTEVGYVGRDVESMVRDLMGIAVNMVKEEMYSTVRDDALVRTEERIVESLFKGSGNSENMDPNEIKAEEKVKEKLRNKLRAGELDNTTIEIQISSKMPFSTIEIFTGGNFEEVDMGIGGLLGNLFDRKKKRELKIKKAKEIILAEELEKLVDHENISDIAKSKVENMGIIFIDEIDKIAAKNRSGNDVSREGVQRDILPIIEGSKVNTKYGIVDTSHILFIAAGAFNLAKPSDLIPELQGRFPIKVELKSLSIDDLKKILKQTKNSLIKQYVAMFKVYNLDLKFSEEAIDRIAELTFNMNLESENLGARRLHGVMERVLADLFFEVPGSKLKKFEINLDYVNKKIQINEQKDLNYYII from the coding sequence ATGAATAAATTAGAAGAGCACTATATAGTTCCTAAAGATGTAGTTGCAGAACTTGATAAATATATCATAGGTCAAGACGAAGCTAAAAAATTAGTATCAATTGCTCTTGTTAATAGATATATAAGGTCCAGGCTTCCAAAAGAAATAAAAGATGAAGTAATGCCTAAAAACATTATTATGATTGGGTCAACTGGCATTGGAAAGACTGAGATTGCAAGAAGACTTTCTAAATTAATTAAAGCTCCTTTTATTAAAGTTGAAGCTACAAAATATACTGAGGTTGGTTATGTTGGCCGTGATGTTGAGTCTATGGTTAGAGATTTAATGGGCATTGCAGTTAATATGGTAAAAGAAGAAATGTATAGTACTGTAAGAGATGATGCTTTAGTAAGAACAGAGGAGAGAATAGTTGAGAGCCTTTTTAAAGGATCTGGCAATTCTGAGAATATGGATCCAAATGAAATAAAGGCGGAAGAAAAGGTAAAAGAGAAGCTTAGAAACAAGCTTAGAGCAGGCGAGCTTGATAATACTACTATTGAAATACAAATTTCTAGTAAAATGCCATTTTCTACAATAGAAATATTTACGGGAGGTAATTTCGAAGAGGTTGATATGGGGATTGGCGGTTTATTGGGTAATTTATTTGATAGAAAAAAGAAAAGAGAATTGAAGATTAAAAAGGCAAAGGAAATAATATTAGCAGAAGAGCTTGAAAAATTGGTCGATCACGAAAACATTTCAGATATTGCAAAATCTAAAGTTGAAAATATGGGAATTATTTTTATTGATGAGATCGATAAAATAGCTGCTAAGAATAGGAGTGGCAATGATGTGTCCAGAGAAGGTGTTCAAAGAGATATTTTACCAATTATTGAAGGTTCAAAAGTTAATACAAAATATGGAATAGTTGATACTTCTCATATTTTGTTTATTGCAGCAGGGGCATTTAATTTGGCTAAACCTTCTGATTTAATACCCGAACTTCAAGGAAGATTTCCTATTAAGGTTGAACTTAAGAGTTTAAGCATAGACGATTTGAAAAAAATTTTAAAACAAACAAAAAATTCTTTAATAAAACAATATGTTGCTATGTTTAAGGTTTATAATTTAGATTTAAAGTTTAGCGAAGAAGCTATAGATAGAATTGCAGAGCTTACTTTTAATATGAATCTTGAGAGTGAAAATCTTGGTGCCAGAAGACTTCATGGTGTTATGGAAAGAGTGCTTGCAGATCTTTTTTTTGAAGTACCTGGTAGTAAGTTGAAAAAATTTGAAATAAACTTGGACTATGTTAATAAAAAAATACAAATTAACGAACAAAAAGATTTAAATTATTATATAATTTAG
- the hslV gene encoding ATP-dependent protease subunit HslV produces MGFKGTTVIAIKKNGKTVVAADGQVTFGHTVLKSNAIKIRKLLNGRILAGFAGSTSDAITLFEKFEEKIKAKGDGLIDIKRAAVDLAKDWRSDKILHKLEAMMLVADSNNILLISGTGDVVEPEEDVISIGSGGNYAYSAALAYMENKKLSAFEVALRSLKIAARVCIYTNSNIVLEEIKNE; encoded by the coding sequence ATGGGCTTTAAAGGAACCACAGTTATTGCAATAAAAAAAAATGGTAAGACTGTGGTGGCAGCAGATGGACAAGTAACTTTTGGACATACTGTCTTAAAGAGTAATGCTATTAAAATACGAAAATTACTTAATGGGAGAATTTTGGCGGGATTTGCAGGTTCAACGTCTGATGCAATTACTCTTTTTGAAAAATTTGAAGAAAAAATCAAAGCAAAAGGTGATGGTTTGATTGACATTAAGAGGGCGGCTGTTGACCTTGCAAAGGATTGGCGATCTGATAAAATACTTCATAAGCTTGAAGCTATGATGCTTGTTGCTGATTCTAACAATATTCTTTTGATTTCTGGAACTGGTGATGTTGTTGAGCCTGAAGAGGATGTTATTTCAATTGGCAGTGGTGGCAATTATGCATATTCAGCGGCTCTTGCTTACATGGAGAACAAAAAATTAAGTGCTTTTGAGGTTGCACTTAGATCTTTAAAAATAGCAGCAAGAGTGTGTATATATACTAATTCTAACATTGTGCTTGAGGAGATTAAAAATGAATAA
- the dprA gene encoding DNA-processing protein DprA codes for MKLLYIDNLKFLKGKEKLKLFNNFDFNDVIKLTQKDIESYLVKSFRRLFRLPDLKLVELQEKVIRRTKAKVAILGSKFYPNKLKRIYDSPFAIYYKGSLPDCSSLSWAVVGSRRISKTLTEKTREFTSHLAKNGVEIVSGFAIGADIEAHIAAINENKRTFAVIPTDIDNIYPKQNRKYVFKLLEQGGGIITEILPFDKIQKYFFAKRNRLVSGLSDAIFITYAPLKSGALITAELGLDLGLDVYVYDLDFCGDGAVKLHSFGAQEIKTVKDLYALLNIKYVDSSNAEDNSKECCDCKNVSDVLIGELLKEVYK; via the coding sequence ATGAAGTTGCTTTATATTGATAATTTGAAATTTTTAAAAGGCAAAGAAAAATTAAAGCTTTTTAATAATTTTGATTTTAATGATGTTATTAAATTGACCCAGAAGGATATTGAGTCTTATCTTGTAAAATCATTTAGAAGATTGTTTAGGTTGCCCGATCTAAAATTAGTAGAATTACAAGAAAAAGTTATTCGAAGGACAAAGGCCAAAGTTGCTATTTTAGGATCTAAGTTTTATCCTAATAAGCTTAAAAGAATTTATGATTCTCCTTTTGCTATTTATTACAAAGGTAGTTTGCCAGATTGTTCTTCATTGTCTTGGGCTGTTGTTGGTTCTAGAAGAATTAGTAAAACTCTTACTGAGAAAACAAGGGAGTTTACTTCACATCTTGCAAAAAATGGTGTAGAGATTGTTTCTGGATTTGCGATTGGAGCAGATATTGAAGCTCATATAGCAGCAATAAATGAGAATAAGAGAACATTTGCTGTTATTCCAACAGATATTGATAATATTTATCCTAAGCAAAATCGAAAATATGTTTTCAAGCTTTTAGAGCAAGGTGGAGGAATAATTACTGAGATTTTGCCATTTGACAAAATTCAAAAGTATTTTTTTGCTAAAAGAAATAGATTGGTTTCAGGCCTGTCAGATGCTATTTTTATAACCTATGCACCCTTAAAATCGGGAGCATTAATTACAGCTGAACTTGGTCTTGATTTGGGCCTTGATGTTTATGTTTATGATTTGGATTTTTGTGGTGATGGTGCCGTAAAATTGCATAGTTTTGGTGCGCAAGAGATAAAAACCGTTAAGGATCTTTATGCTTTATTGAATATTAAATATGTAGATTCCAGTAATGCTGAAGATAATTCTAAAGAGTGTTGTGATTGTAAAAATGTATCTGATGTTCTTATTGGAGAACTTTTAAAAGAGGTATATAAATAG